A part of Scophthalmus maximus strain ysfricsl-2021 chromosome 20, ASM2237912v1, whole genome shotgun sequence genomic DNA contains:
- the igsf9a gene encoding protein turtle homolog A isoform X2: MTFVLEASHITSPACPAAPPAFTEAPPPEVEALVGGRLSLPCVATGNPAPTITWLKDGSVIQRTDDREGALSLRAVSMQSAGRYTCHASNSEGNMTRVTKVKIKGPPVIVIPPQSTSLNMSQNALLRCQAVADPPNMTYVWQRGGENVHHIESLKTRVKIMVDGTLLISSLVPEDSGNYTCAPTNGLLTPPTASANLTVMHPARALPMPRETYLPTGMRGVVTCPAAAQPPLLRVDWTKDGEPLDLLLYPGWTLTPEGSLFMATVNDDAAGAYTCTPHNSYGSAGASGPTAVILQDPPSFSVPPEEQYRQEAGRTLLIPCEGNEDPTTKVTWSKVDLARRISYSVEPNGSLLLQPLTKDHQGAWECSAANRVASVKASTLVFVLGTSPHPAASLSVSPGVRQANVSWEAGFDGGSAQTFSVWVKKISASDNEEGKQAWFSVPVPSSSGARLQVTGLSAATDYQFSVLSHNRMGTGPFSEFATARTLDPPLGRSKPRPPASLSANQGPAGVLLRWSLPDAQRPAIDGFVLQSRTRPGEWFNLVEDVGANSSEIVVPGLHKDCVYELRLLSRRGELLSEPSPSVNVSTTGMEIYPGTSPLLEFVPEPLLTGVLGGVGFMCLALVLLLGAACVVSHKRNHRKRRKKKTAADEPPPAIYKYSPSIKTSGTGSPDSVLKKSLLPASNLYPTTSSTTTTSSSSSSFSQTGRFSPSDESRHRQTHLPSDSARGRLTRTTSSPISPPIELISRGADGRFALPPYDADTLSVHSGKSARYLQAGRVRRSVSLHAGGEDRKERPFVLSVDLPPREPADATSPSRVLHLPHPNAYVLDPQASCDGFPDLRSLNSYSSLATIPHRERTPAFPVLPHIRSGLAQRATTASALVLQMEHERERGNLSRCLTLAQEREELERELQKYMLERGSAREIKREQADSELREDGDDVFVWEYKSTTLPHRHPQGNKTSLALSSSPSSSSSVHWDARPLVSPRLGASCFKSGYQHFAPSLTKQAPLRSEGAGGFSKDRLTLPHLPAKHQRHERVEAAPEGYNNSPQSTVLEMQRSDSRCEARRQSSLSHGSLSTPSLHCHEYTESSNSALGAASHSANAEASSRGPADEGACAEMSVDEPELEVRVTRPPRPMLHQRIASHVQQGRPLTPRGHFEDTGRSAGFNCRTPASVGRVVRVPAPPQAPGPEPRRAAAKGSQLWDSKQRSRSLDSRRRNESGFPPPDDWIESLSQENCSAASSRHADTLFWEPQSSPTTKISKSPARSPSAAQAASPSPPAVDTSSATRGPERPVPNPAVPCQHEPRGEILPYAAKWPISYRQEATKDAEGYSEAAKEASRCAPPDDGHHGVLDVEAAEGELESGSSYNSYASSGRGSMEPANGRLSMCHLSPTLASSPESVEGSQGGADDKQSHRMDPSQRRKASVDENYEWDADDDYPQAGDRDGLLLPLDPLKPPPPPHPPLPRCRGLPSVPRSAEERTRLSWHPGHRSSFSAEPEPDTVLF; the protein is encoded by the exons GAGGGAGCCTTATCTCTGCGAGCGGTGAGCATGCAGTCGGCGGGACGGTACACCTGCCACGCCTCCAACTCGGAGGGGAACATGACTCGCGTGACGAAAGTGAAGATCAAAG GTCCGCCCGTCATCGTCATCCCCCCCCAAAGCACCTCGCTCAACATGTCCCAGAATGCACTGCTCCGGTGCCAGGCGGTGGCCGACCCCCCCAACATGACCTACGTGTGGCAGAGAGGCGGAGAGAACGTCCATCACATAGA GTCTCTGAAGACGCGAGTGAAGATCATGGTCGACGGAACTCTGCTCATCTCCAGCCTCGTCCCCGAGGACTCCGGGAACTACACCTGCGCGCCCACCAACGGCCTGCTGACCCCGCCCACGGCCTCCGCCAACCTCACAGTGATGC ACCCTGCCCGGGCCCTTCCAATGCCCCGGGAGACCTACCTGCCCACGGGGATGCGGGGCGTGGTCACCTGCCCGGCGGCCGCTCAGCCTCCGCTGCTCCGCGTGGATTGGACAAAGGACGGCGAACCGCTGGACCTGCTCTTG TATCCCGGATGGACCTTGACGCCGGAGGGCTCGTTGTTCATGGCCACGGTCAACGACGACGCGGCGGGCGCGTACACCTGCACGCCGCACAACAGCTACGGCAGCGCGGGGGCGTCCGGGCCGACCGCTGTCATTCTGCAG GACCCCCCATCCTTCAGCGTCCCTCCGGAGGAGCAGTACAGGCAGGAGGCTGGCAGGACCCTGCTAATCCCCTGTGAAGGAAACGAGGACCCAACAACTAAAGTGACCTGGAGCAAG GTCGACCTGGCTCGTCGCATCTCCTACTCCGTCGAACCCAACGgctctctcctgctgcagccgctCACCAAggaccaccagggggcgtggGAGTGCAGCGCCGCCAACCGCGTAGCCTCGGTGAAGGCCAGCACACTAGTCTTTGTCCTGG GCACCAGTCCCCATCCGGCTGCCTCCCTGTCCGTGTCTCCGGGGGTGAGGCAGGCCAACGTGTCCTGGGAGGCCGGCTTTGATGGAGGATCGGCGCAGACGTTCTCAGTGTG GGTGAAGAAGATTTCTGCGAGCGATAACGAGGAAGGGAAGCAGGCGTGGTTCTCCGTGCCCGTGCCCTCGTCCTCCGGCGCCCGGCTGCAGGTGACGGGCCTGTCCGCCGCCACCGACTACCAGTTCAGCGTCCTGTCCCACAACAGAATGGGCACGGGACCCTTCAGCGAGTTCGCCACCGCGCGGACCTTGG ATCCTCCGCTGGGGCGCAGTAAACCGAGGCCCCCCGCGTCGCTGTCGGCCAATCAGGGCCCAGCAGGCGTCCTCCTGCGGTGGTCCCTCCCCGACGCGCAGCGCCCCGCCATCGACGGCTTTGTCCTCCAGTCGCGCACCCGGCCAGGCGAGTGGTTCAATTTGGTCGAGGACGTCGGCGCCAACAGCAGCGAGATAGTCGTCCCGGGTCTGCACAAG GATTGTGTGTACGAGCTGCGGCTGCTATCTCGTCGCGGGGAGTTGCTGAGCGAGCCCAGTCCATCAGTCAATGTCTCAACCACGG GGATGGAGATCTACCCCGGCACATCCCCACTGCTGGAGTTCGTCCCGGAGCCATTACTGACCGGCGTGCTGGGCGGGGTCGGCTTCATGTGCCTGGCACTGGTCCTGCTGCTGGGGGCCGCCTGTGTCGTCAGCCACAAGAGGAaccacagaaagaggaggaagaagaagacggcgGCGGACG AGCCCCCTCCAGCCATCTATAAATACTCCCCATCAAT AAAGACCTCAGGCACCGGTAGTCCAGACAGTGTGTTGAAGAAAAGCCTCCTTCCTGCCAGCAACCTCTATCCCACCACTTCCTCGAcgaccaccacctcctcctcgtcctcctccttctcgcaGACGGGCCGCTTCTCCCCCAGCGACGAGAGCCGTCATCGGCAGACACACCTCCCGTCGGACTCCGCCAGGGGCCGTCTCACCAGGACAACTTCGTCTCCAATTTCTCCTCCGATTGAGTTGATCTCTCGGGGTGCGGATGGGCGCTTCGCACTTCCACCGTACGACGCCGACACGCTGAGCGTTCACAGCGGGAAAAGTGCAAGGTACCTCCAGGCCGGCAGAGTCCGAAGGTCCGTGTCACTGCACGCCGGCGGGGAAGACAGGAAGGAGCGACCTTTCGTGCTTTCCGTTGATCTCCCGCCTCGCGAACCAGCGGACGCCACTTCCCCGAGCCGAGTCTTGCACCTGCCGCATCCCAATGCGTATGTCTTGGACCCGCAGGCAAGCTGCGATGGTTTCCCCGACCTTCGCAGCTTGAACTCATACAGCAGTTTGGCCACCATCCCTCATCGGGAAAGAACTCCCGCGTTTCCGGTGCTGCCGCACATCCGATCCGGCCTGGCTCAGCGGGCCACGACGGCCAGCGCCCTGGTGCTGCAGATGGAGCACGAGCGGGAGCGAGGGAACCTGAGTCGCTGCCTGACGCTGgcgcaggagagggaggagctggagagggagcTCCAGAAGTACATGCTAGAGAGAGGCTCTGCGAGGGAAATCAAGAGGGAGCAGGCCGACTCGGAGCTCAGGGAAGATGGCGATGATGTGTTTGTCTGGGAGTATAAGAGCACGACGTTGCCACACAGACACCCCCAGGGCAACAAGACGAGCCTTGCTCTGTCCTCGAgcccttcatcttcatcctccgtcCATTGGGACGCCCGTCCGCTCGTCTCCCCTCGCCTCGGCGCGTCTTGTTTTAAGTCTGGTTACCAGCACTTTGCTCCGTCGCTCACCAAACAGGCCCCCCTGCGGTCTGAGGGGGCTGGCGGTTTTTCCAAAGACAGATTAACTCTGCCACATCTCCCCGCAAAGCACCAGAGACATGAAAGAGTGGAGGCGGCGCCGGAGGGATATAATAATTCGCCACAATCCACAGTCTTAGAAATGCAAAGGAGTGATTCACGCTGCGAGGCACGCAGACAGAGCAGCCTCAGCCATGGCAGCCTTTCGACGCCGTCGCTCCATTGCCATGAATACACCGAAAGCTCCAATTCGGCTCTCGGTGCAGCTTCACACTCCGCAAACGCGGAGGCATCGTCCCGCGGGCCCGCTGACGAAGGCGCGTGCGCCGAGATGAGCGTGGATGAGCCAGAGTTGGAGGTGCGTGTGACGCGCCCTCCGAGGCCGATGCTGCACCAGAGAATCGCCTCCCACGTGCAACAGGGGCGCCCGCTGACCCCCAGGGGCCACTTCGAGGACACGGGGCGGAGCGCGGGCTTCAACTGCCGCACTCCCGCTTCTGTGGGCCGCGTGGTCCGCGTCCCGGCCCCTCCACAAGCTCCAGGACCAGAACCCCGGAGAGCCGCGGCCAAAGGCTCTCAACTGTGGGACTCGAAGCAGCGAAGTCGGAGCCTCGACTCGAGGAGACGGAATGAGAGCGGTTTCCCGCCCCCTGATGACTGGATAGAGTCACTGAGCCAAGAGAACTGTTCCGCTGCGTCTTCCCGTCACGCGGACACTCTGTTCTGGGAACCCCAGAGCTCTCCTACCACGAAGATCTCCAAGTCTCCCGCTCGTTCTCCTTCTGCTGCCCAAGCTGCCTCCCCTTCACCCCCCGCTGTGGACACTTCGTCCGCAACTCGCGGCCCAGAGAGGCCCGTTCCAAATCCTGCCGTGCCCTGCCAGCACGAGCCCAGAGGAGAGATCCTTCCGTACGCTGCCAAGTGGCCAATCTCCTACCGCCAGGAGGCCACGAAAGACGCAGAAGGCTACTCGGAGGCCGCGAAGGAGGCCTCCAGGTGTGCACCCCCCGACGACGGTCACCACGGGGTCCTGGACGTGGAGGCCGCGGAGGGCGAGCTGGAGTCGGGGAGCAGCTACAACAGCTACGCCAGCAGCGGCCGAGGCAGCATGGAGCCCGCTAATGGACGCCTGTCGATGTGCCACCTCTCCCCGACCCTCGCCAGCTCACCTGAGAGCGTAGAGGGGAGCCAGGGGGGTGCGGACGACAAGCAGAGTCACCGAATGGACCCAAGCCAAAG GAGAAAGGCCTCCGTTGATGAGAATTACGAGTGGGATGCGGACGATGACTACCCGCAGGCTGGAGACCGCGATG GCCTGCTTCTTCCATTGGACCCGCtgaagcctcctcctcctcctcatcctcctcttcctcggtgCCGTGGCCTTCCCAGCGTGCCCCGCTCCGCCGAGGAACGCACTCGGCTCTCGTGGCACCCAGGGCATCGGAGCAGCTTCTCCGCCGAGCCAGAACCAGACACGGTGCTGTTCTGA